A genomic region of Marinobacter sp. NP-4(2019) contains the following coding sequences:
- the pyk gene encoding pyruvate kinase: MLRRTKIVATLGPATDSPEALAAIIEAGVDVTRLNFSHGSAEEHIDRARRVRETAASQNRFVALLADLQGPKLRIARFTDNKVTLKAGQTFILDAGMDKEAGTEERVGIDYEQLIQDVEPGDILVLDDGRIEMEVTSVDATSITSTVLIGGPLSNNKGLNKRGGGLSADALTEKDKQDIVTAARLGADYVAVSFVRTAEDMHTARRLLTEAGSDAGLVAKIERAELAHDVDALDAVIEASDAVMVARGDLAVEIGDAELVGVQKHIISRARVLNRAVITATQMMESMITSPMPTRAEVSDVANAVMDYTDAVMLSAETAVGDYPTEAVEAMVRICLGAEKQPSMHQSKHRIHESMEKVDEAIALSAMYAANHLEGVSAIICMTETGATPRLMSRIKSSLPIFAFSRHHSTQHRVALLRGVQTVPFDSAKIPNERTNALAVSELINRQVVKDGDLVVMTKGDYVNAQGGTNTMKIVRVGQDIR, translated from the coding sequence ATGCTCAGGCGTACCAAAATTGTCGCCACCCTCGGACCCGCAACCGATTCCCCGGAAGCCCTCGCCGCCATTATTGAAGCAGGCGTTGACGTAACCCGACTGAACTTTTCCCATGGCAGCGCCGAGGAGCACATCGACCGTGCTCGCCGCGTCCGCGAAACAGCCGCCAGCCAGAACCGTTTCGTTGCACTTCTGGCGGATCTTCAGGGCCCTAAACTCCGTATTGCCCGCTTTACGGACAACAAAGTCACTCTGAAGGCAGGTCAGACGTTCATCCTGGACGCCGGGATGGATAAAGAAGCCGGCACCGAAGAGCGCGTGGGTATCGATTACGAGCAACTCATTCAGGACGTGGAGCCCGGCGACATCCTGGTTCTGGATGACGGTCGCATCGAAATGGAGGTGACCTCGGTCGACGCCACCAGTATTACCTCCACGGTCCTTATCGGCGGCCCCCTGTCCAACAACAAGGGGCTGAACAAGCGCGGTGGTGGCCTGTCCGCCGATGCCCTGACCGAAAAGGACAAACAGGACATCGTGACGGCGGCCCGCCTCGGTGCGGACTACGTGGCGGTGTCATTCGTTCGAACCGCAGAAGACATGCATACCGCACGCCGACTGTTGACGGAAGCCGGCTCCGATGCAGGACTGGTCGCCAAGATCGAACGCGCGGAACTCGCCCATGACGTGGACGCCCTGGACGCTGTGATCGAAGCTTCGGATGCCGTGATGGTTGCCCGTGGCGACCTGGCAGTGGAGATTGGCGATGCCGAACTGGTCGGTGTGCAAAAGCACATTATCTCCCGCGCCCGCGTGCTGAACCGCGCCGTCATCACCGCCACCCAGATGATGGAGTCAATGATTACCAGCCCCATGCCCACACGGGCCGAAGTTTCCGACGTGGCCAATGCGGTCATGGATTACACCGATGCGGTGATGTTGTCTGCGGAAACCGCCGTTGGTGACTACCCGACAGAAGCGGTGGAAGCCATGGTGCGCATCTGTCTGGGCGCCGAAAAGCAGCCTTCCATGCATCAGTCGAAGCACCGCATTCACGAGAGCATGGAGAAGGTGGACGAAGCCATTGCGTTGTCTGCCATGTATGCCGCCAACCACCTGGAAGGCGTGTCTGCGATCATCTGCATGACCGAAACCGGCGCCACGCCACGACTGATGTCCCGCATCAAGTCGAGCCTGCCGATTTTCGCCTTTTCCCGCCACCACTCCACCCAGCACCGGGTTGCGTTGCTCCGCGGCGTTCAGACCGTTCCGTTTGATTCGGCGAAGATTCCAAACGAGCGCACCAACGCGTTGGCGGTCTCCGAACTGATCAATCGACAGGTAGTCAAGGACGGAGACCTGGTGGTGATGACCAAGGGCGACTACGTGAATGCCCAGGGTGGGACCAACACCATGAAAATCGTTCGGGTCGGG